Below is a window of Gammaproteobacteria bacterium DNA.
CGCCGGGCCAGACTCCAGCTGGTCTGGTACACCAGCCTCACAACCTTCTCCAGCTTCTCCCAGTTGATGCGCTCCGGCACGTCGTCGCGCCGGTGATAGTCGGGATGGAGCCCGGTGTGGTAGAAGAGCGCGGGCACGCCTGCCTGCATGAAGGGCCAGTGGTCGCTCCGGCGCAGCAACTGGATGGGGTGGTTGTCGTAACGGAAGCGCATCTCGAGTCCGACGACCGCGTTCGCCTGCTCGACCTCGGACCTGAGATCCGCGCTGCGCGTCGTGCCCATGATGTTGATGGCGTTGGCGTTGGACTCGCCAGACTGGACGTCCAGTCCCCGGAAGCGATTGCCGCCGCCCACCACCACTTCCTCGTTCCGCCCGATCATGTCCATGTTGAGGACGGCCACGGTCTGCTCCAGGGGATGAAGCGGGTTCTCGACCCAGGCCCAGGCGCCCAGCAGGCCCCTCTCCTCGAAGTCCCACGCGGCGAGCAGCACCGAGCGCCGGGGACTCTCGCCCCTCTGCGCGGCCTCCTGATAGGCCTCGGCGATCTCGATCAGCCCCACCGTGCCGGATCCGTCGTCGTCGGCACCGTTGTAGACCACGGCGCCGTCGGTGCCTTCATGGTCGAAGTGCGCGCAGATGATGATCCATTCGTCGCGCAGCTCCGGGTCGGAGCCCTCGATCAGCCCCACGACGTTGCGCTCGGTGCGCGTCTCCCGGCGCACATCCGCGGAAATGTCGACTCGCACGCCCGGCAGCATCACGGGCTGGATTCCGCCCGCCGCCTCGGCCGAACGGGAGAGCTCCTCGAGGGTGCGCCCCGTGCCCGAGACCAGATTCTCCGCCAGCGCGGGGGAGATGCGCAGGGCCGGGATGCTGATGCGGTCGAGGCGGCTCGCGAGCGTGTAGCGGCCGATGCGCCGGGGGGTCGACGGCCAGTAGCCTTCGGCCTGGGCGCTGAAGTTGACCGGGCCGGGGTGGTTGTGGACGTCGGTGACCAGCAGCACGCCCAGCGCGCCCGCCGCCTCGGCCGCAGCGATCTTGCGGTACGCGGCCGCGGCTTCGGAGTTCACGAGGCCGTCGAAGGCGCTCCCGGGATCCGATTCGGCGGGTTCGTGGTCGACGATGAGGACGATCCGGCCCGCCACCCCGCGATAGTCGTCGTGCCCGAGCCCGGGCGCCGAGATGCCGAAGCCGGCGAACACCACTTCCCCTCCGGCGGTGCCGGTGCCGCTTTCGCGCAAGGGGTAGAAGTCCTGCCCGCGCTCCCGGGAGAGCGTGACCCCGCGGTCGAGCATCACCGTGAGGCGGTTGTCTTCGCCAACCTCCGTCTGCACGACGTTGAAGGAGTGGTAGTAGGAGCCCCCGTCGCCGACCGGCGTGAGCCCCAGCCGCTCGAAGCGCGACTTGATGAACGCGCTCGCGATCCGGCCCTCGGGGGACCCGGCCAGCCGGCCGCCCATCTCGTCTCCGGCGAGGAAGGACAGGTCGGCCCTCAGGTCGGACTGCCGGATCGTCTCGATGGCGGGCGCGGCTTCCTGCGCCACCAGTGCGGGAGAAGACGCCGCAAGGACCAGGCCGGCAAGCGGGCCGAAGGTCAGGATCGGGACAATGGACAGGATCGCCGCAATGGACGGGATCGGGGCGGCCGCGCGACGACCGGCGGCGGCGGATCGGAACCGGCGGAGAGTCGTGCTCGGCATCGGGCGAAGCCTCCCGTTGATGACGCCCCCTATCCCCCCAGCACGTTGAACTGCCGGGTGAACTTGACGATGACGGAACGGGCCAGCGCGCCGCTCTCGACGAAGCGCCCGCCACCGTGGTTCAGCCCCGCCGGGTAGTCGAAGCCCTGCACGTCGTTGTACACGATGAACAGGCCGGTCCCGGCCGTGTTCAGCCACCCGAAGCGCAGGTTGGCGGACCAGCTGTCCACCTGGTTCGAGTACTGCACCAGCGACTGCAGGTAGACGCGCGGGGTGAAGAAGTAGCCGAAGTTCAGCCCCAGCAGCACGGTCTCGAAGTTCCCCTCGGCAAGGCTCACGTCGAAGTAGTTGACGCGCGCCGATGTGCTGAACGACGCGTTCGGCCTGAACGTGACCGAACCGTCGCCGCCCCACCGGCTGCCGCTCAGGAAGCTGCCGATGTTGACGCTCGACGACATCGACAGCCGGGCCGAAGCGTTCGTGTTGAAGACCAGATTGGTCTCCCAGCCCCGGTACGTCCCCTCGGGCACGACCACATCCGTGCCGCGAATCCGGAACGGCTCGTAGAGCCCCTCCGTGACCAGGTTCATGCCGGTGTTGATCTGCGCCCCCGAGGGCCATTCCCAGTGCGTGTCGACGTGGAGGAAGGCCGACTCCTGGAAGCCCCGGTCAACGCCGGTCTTGCGGCTGTGGTAGGTGTTGTACATGACGTGGGGCCGGACTTCGCGGAGCCACGAGGGCCGGATCTTGTACATCACGAAAGCCTGGTAGTAGCGATACCCCCGGCGCGGCAGGAACCCCACCTCCGGGTTGAACCCCTCCCCGATCTCGCGGACGTTGGCGTTGATCTCGAGGTCCCGGCTGGTCCAGCCGGTGGAGAGATCCCAGCCATACTCGCTGCCTGCGGTTCCCGGTCCGTCGGTTCTCGACGCGAAGCTCGAGAAGGTGAGCGCCTCCCCGATGCCCAGCGCGCCGTCCATCGCCCAGGTGCGGTTGAAGTTGCCTTCAGGTCCGCCCTTGTTGATGAACAGGCCGCCGATCCTGGAACGATTGGGCAGCTCCCTGGCCAGCCGCGCCACCGAATACCCCTGCGGGTCCTGGAGCCCCTCGGCTCCACCGGTCTCGATGTGCAGCAGCCCCACGTTCAGCCCCGCGGCCCGGCCGGAGAGCCGCGCGCCCCCCCTGATCGGCACCGGCTGGCCCTCGGCGATGCCGATGGCGCGGCTGAAGAAGAGGTCCGCGCCTCCTCCGCCGACGTTGAAAAACCCGGCATTCTCGAGGAAGAACGGGCGCTTCTCCGGGAAGTTGAGACGGAAGCGCGTCAGGTTGAGCTGCTGGTCGTCGACCTCGACCTGCGCGAAATCGGTGTTGTAGGTCACGTCCAGGGTGAGCCCCTGGGTGACCTGGAACTTGACGTCGCCCCCTACGTTGCCGTCCTGGCCGAAGCCGGTCTCGGTGGCGCTGGTGTAGTCTCGAGCGGTCGAGCCCAGCACGTAGGGGGTCATGGTCGCCAGGCGCTGGAACGGAGGCCGCAGTCCTTCGAGATCGCCGGCGTAGTTGAGGCGGTAGAGGTTGAATTCGCGCGGCACCGGGGTCCAGAACGACTCTTCGTTGAGGCGCCGGATGCGCCGGGCCACGTTGAAGCCCCAGGCCTCCGCGTCGTTCCCGTACCGCAGCGTGTTGAAGGGGATGCGGAACTCGGCATACCAGCCTTCCCCGTCGGTCGTGGTCGCGACGGTCCAGCTGCCGTCCCAGTTCTTGTTGAAGCCGCCGCCGGAGCCCGACTGGAAGCGCTGGCGGGAGTTGAATCCGAATCCGCCGCCCCCGAAGCGGCCGCCGCCGCGCCCTTCGTTCGCAACCTGGCCGTCGTACTCGATGCCGGTCGGGGTGGTGCCGAAGATGAAGCCGTTCTGGTCGTCGTTGTACGTGTCCAGCACGAAGACGATGGCATCGCTCTCGGTCACTTCGAAGTCGCGGATGCGCTCGCCGTAGGTGATGTTTTCGGGCTGGCTGTCGAACGCCCACACGCCGACGTAGAGAGCCTCGGCGTCGAACACGACGCGGACCTCGGTGCGCTCACTGGCGGGCTGCCCGTCCATGGGCTCGCGCTGCGTGAAGCCGGTCATGACGGAGGCCTGCTGCCAGGCGGCATCGTCCAGGCGGCCGTTGACGATGGGCGCCTCGGTAACCTCGGTGGCGGTGGCGATCACCGGCAGCGGGGCCCCCGAGCCCGCGTTGCCATCCGACTGCGCGTTCTGGGCAAGCAGCGGCCCGGCTGCCAGAAAGGCGGCAACGCCGAGTGGAACCATGATGCCCGCACGGCGCCCTGCTCGTGTGGTTCGAGTGATCATCCGTTTCCCCCGGATTCCTGCGATGCCAGTGCCCCTGCCCCTGCCTTCAGCCATCCTGCGACCCTCCGCCGCGACCGCCACGCCACGCGTCCAGCGAGTACCTGCCCGGCCCGTTGGCGAAGAGGAAGAGCCACGTGAAGCAGTAGAACATCGCCAGCTCGCCCTGGTTCATGATGGGCCAGAACCCCTGCGGCAGGTGGGCGGTAAAGTAGGCCACGGCCATCTCACCCGCGAGAATGAACGCCACCGGGCGGGTGAAGAGCCCCATCGCCAGCAGCAACCCTCCCCCGAACTCAAGGATGCCGGCGACGCCGAATCGGCTCATCAGCGACTCCACCTGGTTGCCCCCGAGCGCCCCGAACAGCTTCTGGACTCCGTGCTGCATGAACAGCAGCGCCGCTACGATCCGGAGGACGTTGAGGGTCAACTCGTTGAATCCGCCGCGATTGGTGCCGCTCATCGTCTCCTCCGCCTTACAGTTGTCATCAGCCCTCGAGTGGCGACGTCTGCGCCAGCAACGCCGCGATCAGAATGACCACATGAGCGACGGTCAGCTCCCGGATCGCGTTGCGGCGCAGAGGCCTTGCCCCGCCGACGCCCCACAGCTTCGGCGTGAGAACTCTCCAGTTCACGGCCCCCAGGATCATGACGATCACCACAAGCCCGATCTTGGTGAGCAGGATGCGCCCATATCTCGTCGAGACCATGGCATCCAGCGATGCAACATGAAGCCAGGACGCCAGCGCGCCCGTCCCGACGAGCAGGGCGCCCGAGATGAGCGCGACTTGGGAAAAGAGCGGCAGGACCTCGGCAAGCAGGGCGTTTCCCCGACCGGTTTGTCGGCGTTCCCTGAGTTCGGCGATGAGCACGAAGAACAGTCCCCCGATCCAGCTTCCCGCGGCGAGGACGTGGACGATGTCCGCGGGAATCGAGATCCAGCGCAGGCCCTCCGTGGCCGCCGCGTGTCCGTTGAACGCGGGGAACGCGCACATCAGCCCCGCGAGCGAGCTTGCCACGATCCAGGCTGCGCGCCGGAACTCCGAACCCCGGCCGTCCGATGCCGCGCAGGCGAAGGCAGCGACCGTCACCAGCGCCCCGATCGCCATCAATCGCCAGCTCAACCCCCAGTCCGTCGACAGGAGCACCGAAGTGTCTTCCTGCCAGGGCACGAGCGGATCGCGAAAGCCGCGGAGCTGCCGCCAGAAGAGGAACCCGACACCCGCCACGAGCGCCGTCGAACCCACCAGCCCCACG
It encodes the following:
- a CDS encoding DoxX family protein, producing MSGTNRGGFNELTLNVLRIVAALLFMQHGVQKLFGALGGNQVESLMSRFGVAGILEFGGGLLLAMGLFTRPVAFILAGEMAVAYFTAHLPQGFWPIMNQGELAMFYCFTWLFLFANGPGRYSLDAWRGGRGGGSQDG
- a CDS encoding DUF5916 domain-containing protein, with product MITRTTRAGRRAGIMVPLGVAAFLAAGPLLAQNAQSDGNAGSGAPLPVIATATEVTEAPIVNGRLDDAAWQQASVMTGFTQREPMDGQPASERTEVRVVFDAEALYVGVWAFDSQPENITYGERIRDFEVTESDAIVFVLDTYNDDQNGFIFGTTPTGIEYDGQVANEGRGGGRFGGGGFGFNSRQRFQSGSGGGFNKNWDGSWTVATTTDGEGWYAEFRIPFNTLRYGNDAEAWGFNVARRIRRLNEESFWTPVPREFNLYRLNYAGDLEGLRPPFQRLATMTPYVLGSTARDYTSATETGFGQDGNVGGDVKFQVTQGLTLDVTYNTDFAQVEVDDQQLNLTRFRLNFPEKRPFFLENAGFFNVGGGGADLFFSRAIGIAEGQPVPIRGGARLSGRAAGLNVGLLHIETGGAEGLQDPQGYSVARLARELPNRSRIGGLFINKGGPEGNFNRTWAMDGALGIGEALTFSSFASRTDGPGTAGSEYGWDLSTGWTSRDLEINANVREIGEGFNPEVGFLPRRGYRYYQAFVMYKIRPSWLREVRPHVMYNTYHSRKTGVDRGFQESAFLHVDTHWEWPSGAQINTGMNLVTEGLYEPFRIRGTDVVVPEGTYRGWETNLVFNTNASARLSMSSSVNIGSFLSGSRWGGDGSVTFRPNASFSTSARVNYFDVSLAEGNFETVLLGLNFGYFFTPRVYLQSLVQYSNQVDSWSANLRFGWLNTAGTGLFIVYNDVQGFDYPAGLNHGGGRFVESGALARSVIVKFTRQFNVLGG
- a CDS encoding M28 family peptidase — protein: MPSTTLRRFRSAAAGRRAAAPIPSIAAILSIVPILTFGPLAGLVLAASSPALVAQEAAPAIETIRQSDLRADLSFLAGDEMGGRLAGSPEGRIASAFIKSRFERLGLTPVGDGGSYYHSFNVVQTEVGEDNRLTVMLDRGVTLSRERGQDFYPLRESGTGTAGGEVVFAGFGISAPGLGHDDYRGVAGRIVLIVDHEPAESDPGSAFDGLVNSEAAAAYRKIAAAEAAGALGVLLVTDVHNHPGPVNFSAQAEGYWPSTPRRIGRYTLASRLDRISIPALRISPALAENLVSGTGRTLEELSRSAEAAGGIQPVMLPGVRVDISADVRRETRTERNVVGLIEGSDPELRDEWIIICAHFDHEGTDGAVVYNGADDDGSGTVGLIEIAEAYQEAAQRGESPRRSVLLAAWDFEERGLLGAWAWVENPLHPLEQTVAVLNMDMIGRNEEVVVGGGNRFRGLDVQSGESNANAINIMGTTRSADLRSEVEQANAVVGLEMRFRYDNHPIQLLRRSDHWPFMQAGVPALFYHTGLHPDYHRRDDVPERINWEKLEKVVRLVYQTSWSLARRPEGPARISER
- a CDS encoding CopD family protein, with translation MGSTALVAGVGFLFWRQLRGFRDPLVPWQEDTSVLLSTDWGLSWRLMAIGALVTVAAFACAASDGRGSEFRRAAWIVASSLAGLMCAFPAFNGHAAATEGLRWISIPADIVHVLAAGSWIGGLFFVLIAELRERRQTGRGNALLAEVLPLFSQVALISGALLVGTGALASWLHVASLDAMVSTRYGRILLTKIGLVVIVMILGAVNWRVLTPKLWGVGGARPLRRNAIRELTVAHVVILIAALLAQTSPLEG